One Thermoplasmatales archaeon genomic window carries:
- a CDS encoding transketolase family protein, translated as MFKEKRNLRDAYSSALIELGNKNKDVVVLDADLALSTKTKRFGTVFPDRFFDVGIAEANMMGIAAGLATCGKIVFASTFAVFATGRCYDAIRQSIAYPCLNVKIVATHAGVSVGGDGASHQMLEDIALMRALPNMTVIAPADATEMEDVVPEIANYYGPCYVRIGRADAPVIFEKHGEFKIGKGYILKDGDDVAIIATGTMTAEAIKAGEILKKEGIDAMVVHMPTIKPIDKKVVEKASKTGRIITCEEHTVIGGLGDAIAMAIQRKPTQMHRIGINDVFGESGEAEELLEKYGLTAENIAKVAREMI; from the coding sequence ATGTTTAAAGAAAAGAGGAATTTAAGAGATGCATACAGCTCCGCATTGATTGAATTGGGAAATAAAAATAAGGATGTAGTTGTGCTCGATGCAGATTTAGCCCTTTCAACAAAAACAAAAAGATTTGGAACAGTTTTTCCAGACCGCTTTTTTGATGTTGGAATTGCGGAAGCAAATATGATGGGAATAGCAGCTGGCCTTGCAACATGTGGAAAGATAGTTTTTGCCTCCACATTCGCGGTTTTTGCAACAGGAAGATGTTATGATGCAATCCGCCAGTCAATAGCATATCCCTGCCTAAATGTAAAAATTGTTGCGACGCATGCGGGCGTATCTGTTGGAGGAGACGGGGCAAGCCACCAAATGCTTGAGGATATTGCTTTGATGAGAGCTTTGCCAAACATGACGGTTATTGCTCCAGCTGATGCCACTGAAATGGAAGATGTTGTTCCCGAGATTGCAAACTATTATGGGCCTTGCTATGTTCGCATTGGAAGGGCTGATGCTCCTGTTATATTTGAAAAGCATGGAGAATTTAAGATAGGAAAGGGATATATTTTAAAAGACGGAGACGATGTTGCAATAATAGCAACAGGAACAATGACAGCAGAAGCAATAAAGGCGGGAGAAATTTTGAAGAAAGAAGGAATAGATGCAATGGTTGTTCATATGCCCACAATAAAGCCAATTGATAAGAAAGTTGTTGAAAAGGCAAGCAAAACAGGAAGAATAATAACCTGCGAGGAGCATACAGTAATAGGTGGGCTTGGAGATGCGATTGCGATGGCAATTCAAAGGAAGCCAACCCAGATGCATAGAATAGGAATAAATGATGTTTTTGGAGAAAGCGGAGAAGCAGAAGAATTGCTCGAAAAATACGGGCTCACTGCTGAGAATATTGCAAAAGTTGCTAGGGAAATGATTTAA